A genomic segment from Thermodesulfobacteriota bacterium encodes:
- a CDS encoding NAD-dependent epimerase/dehydratase family protein has translation MESIDRIAQPVLVTGASGFIGRRVVARLLEAGVAVRALVLPHEQLPEEWGTKVDIVRGDIADPEAVRQAVAGAGTIIHLAAVVSDWGDEALYWKYTVDGSRLVFEEALRNNSRVVLTASVVVYGDNVRKRPCPEETPYGRAFGPYSRTKQAQERLAWEYYRDKALRLTVVRPANVYGPGSGPWLHDIIDVLKSGAPGLISGGKGNAGLAYVDNVADVLILAGLDEETVGRVYNAGDGLDVTWNQYFHDLAAMIGAKKPASVPRPLAAASAVVFESLWKLFRVKKRPPLTREALNLVGSDNRFPNGRTARELGYTPLVSYAEGMARTKTYLEQYLKK, from the coding sequence ATGGAAAGCATCGACAGAATCGCCCAGCCGGTGCTGGTCACCGGCGCCTCGGGGTTTATCGGCCGCCGGGTGGTGGCCAGGCTGCTGGAAGCCGGCGTGGCGGTACGGGCCCTGGTGCTGCCGCACGAACAGTTACCGGAAGAGTGGGGAACGAAAGTGGACATCGTCCGCGGGGATATTGCCGACCCGGAGGCGGTGCGGCAGGCGGTGGCCGGCGCCGGCACCATCATCCACCTGGCGGCGGTGGTGTCGGACTGGGGAGATGAGGCGCTGTACTGGAAGTACACCGTTGACGGCAGCCGGCTGGTGTTTGAGGAGGCCCTCCGCAACAACAGCCGGGTGGTGCTGACCGCCAGCGTCGTGGTTTACGGGGACAACGTCCGCAAGCGCCCCTGCCCGGAAGAGACCCCCTACGGCCGGGCCTTCGGGCCCTACAGCCGGACCAAGCAGGCCCAGGAAAGGCTGGCCTGGGAATACTACCGGGACAAGGCCCTGCGCCTGACGGTGGTGCGGCCGGCCAACGTTTACGGGCCGGGCTCCGGCCCCTGGCTGCATGACATTATCGACGTACTCAAGAGCGGCGCGCCGGGCCTGATCTCCGGGGGCAAAGGAAACGCCGGTCTGGCCTATGTGGACAACGTGGCCGACGTTTTGATCCTGGCCGGTCTGGATGAAGAAACCGTCGGCCGGGTTTACAACGCCGGTGACGGCCTGGATGTCACCTGGAACCAATATTTCCATGATCTGGCCGCCATGATCGGCGCCAAAAAACCGGCTTCGGTGCCCCGGCCCCTGGCGGCCGCCAGCGCCGTTGTTTTTGAGTCCCTGTGGAAACTGTTCCGTGTAAAAAAACGGCCGCCCCTGACCCGGGAGGCGCTGAACCTGGTCGGATCGGACAACCGTTTTCCCAACGGCCGGACGGCCCGGGAACTCGGCTATACCCCGCTGGTTTCCTATGCCGAAGGCATGGCCCGGACCAAAACTTATCTTGAGCAATATCTCAAAAAATAG
- a CDS encoding glycyl-radical enzyme activating protein: MTPESRTPLILEIKGNSLDDGPGIRSVVFFKGCPLSCVWCHNPESKKPGPEISFDPKACVDCGTCRKSCPEKALSLDNPGYIDRKRCTLCFLCADACPSGALSRVGQSLTVTRVLEKVLPDKPFFKASGGGVTLSGGEPTLFAEFAGELLAALKKENIHTLLETCGLFDFDRFMDLLYPRLDAVYFDIKIYDDQSHRQYCGVSNKKILENFETLLNVTAADGKTLLPRTPLIPGITDGEDNLTAIARYLSRLGVKESALLAYNPLWHEKTDKIGCDNSCRSDAAMTKFMPADAVARCKEIFNGYGIKV, encoded by the coding sequence ATGACTCCGGAAAGCAGAACGCCGCTGATCCTGGAAATCAAGGGCAACAGTCTGGATGACGGACCGGGTATCCGTTCGGTGGTGTTTTTCAAGGGCTGCCCCCTGTCCTGCGTCTGGTGCCACAACCCGGAAAGCAAAAAGCCGGGACCGGAAATATCTTTTGACCCCAAGGCCTGCGTTGACTGCGGCACCTGCCGCAAGAGCTGCCCGGAAAAAGCGCTGTCTTTAGACAACCCGGGATACATCGACCGTAAGCGCTGCACCCTCTGCTTTCTATGCGCCGACGCCTGTCCGTCCGGCGCCTTGAGCCGGGTGGGGCAAAGCCTGACCGTGACCCGGGTTCTGGAGAAAGTCCTTCCGGACAAGCCCTTTTTCAAGGCTTCCGGCGGCGGGGTCACCCTGTCCGGCGGCGAGCCGACGCTATTTGCCGAATTTGCCGGGGAACTGCTGGCCGCATTGAAAAAAGAAAACATCCACACCCTGCTGGAGACCTGCGGGTTATTTGATTTTGACCGCTTCATGGACCTGCTTTACCCGCGCCTGGACGCCGTCTATTTTGACATCAAAATTTATGACGACCAGTCGCATCGGCAGTATTGCGGCGTTTCCAACAAAAAAATTCTGGAAAACTTCGAAACGCTTTTAAACGTCACAGCCGCCGACGGTAAGACGCTGCTGCCCCGCACGCCGCTGATTCCGGGGATTACCGACGGTGAGGATAACCTGACGGCCATCGCCAGGTATTTGAGCCGACTGGGAGTGAAGGAATCGGCCCTGCTGGCCTACAACCCCCTCTGGCACGAGAAGACCGACAAGATCGGCTGCGACAATTCCTGCCGGAGCGACGCGGCCATGACCAAGTTCATGCCGGCGGACGCTGTAGCTCGGTGCAAGGAAATATTTAACGGTTACGGTATAAAGGTTTAA
- a CDS encoding glyceraldehyde 3-phosphate dehydrogenase NAD-binding domain-containing protein yields the protein MGYRLAINGYGRIGRCVLRALYESGRFPEFEVVGINDLSHIEAVAHLTRFDSTHGPFQGEVAWEDSTLLINGHPIAVSSEKDTSRLPWGKLGVDAVMECSGAFTQRAVAEGHIRSGARKVIFSCPAGTEVDATIVYGINEQTLKNHHTIISNASCTSNCIVPVIHVLDCHLGIRHGMITTIHSMMNDQPVIDAYHNRDLRKSRSSSQSVIPVDTALPGGVDRLLPHLAGRFQAIALRVPITNVSAMQLTVQVNNKTDVREVNRIMKTAAEGKLAGILGYTELPLVSCDFNHDPRSAVIDGSQTRVFGGNALSGGTGVSVLAWFDNEWGFANRMLDTARALLKV from the coding sequence ATGGGTTACCGGCTGGCCATCAACGGTTACGGCCGCATCGGGCGATGCGTTCTCAGGGCGCTCTATGAGTCCGGGCGATTTCCGGAATTTGAAGTGGTCGGCATCAATGACCTGTCCCATATCGAAGCCGTCGCCCACCTGACCCGATTCGATTCCACGCACGGCCCTTTTCAGGGGGAAGTCGCCTGGGAGGACAGCACGCTGCTGATCAACGGACACCCCATCGCCGTTTCTTCCGAAAAAGACACCTCCCGGCTCCCCTGGGGCAAACTCGGGGTGGACGCGGTCATGGAGTGTTCAGGCGCTTTTACGCAGCGGGCAGTGGCCGAAGGGCATATCAGAAGCGGCGCCCGCAAGGTCATCTTCTCCTGTCCGGCGGGAACGGAAGTGGACGCCACCATTGTTTACGGCATCAACGAACAGACACTGAAGAACCACCACACCATTATTTCCAACGCCTCCTGCACGTCCAACTGTATTGTGCCGGTGATCCACGTGCTGGACTGCCACCTGGGCATCAGGCACGGCATGATCACCACCATTCACTCCATGATGAACGATCAGCCGGTGATCGACGCTTACCATAACCGGGATCTGCGTAAATCCCGCAGTTCCAGCCAGTCGGTCATTCCGGTCGACACGGCGCTGCCCGGCGGGGTGGACCGCCTGCTGCCCCACCTGGCCGGACGGTTTCAGGCCATCGCCCTGCGGGTACCGATCACCAATGTCTCGGCCATGCAGCTGACCGTTCAGGTGAACAATAAAACCGATGTCCGGGAAGTGAACCGCATCATGAAGACCGCCGCCGAAGGCAAGCTGGCGGGCATCCTGGGCTACACGGAACTGCCGCTGGTCTCCTGCGATTTCAACCATGACCCGCGCTCGGCGGTTATCGACGGCTCCCAGACCCGGGTTTTTGGCGGCAATGCCTTGAGCGGCGGTACCGGGGTCAGCGTTCTGGCCTGGTTCGACAATGAGTGGGGTTTCGCCAACCGCATGCTGGACACGGCCCGGGCGTTATTAAAGGTTTAA
- a CDS encoding SDR family oxidoreductase — translation MAFFSGKLAYITGGSSGIGLEVARLLVSQGCSLVLFARKQAGLDQARQTLEKKAVDSGQRVDTVAMDVADNDNVRQKIKEAVERFGVPDILINSAGIGTAGYFQDLSYEAFDRIMKINVYGTRNTISAVLPFMKARGWGHIVNLSSAAGLLGMFGYSYYSTSKYALVGLSECLRSELKLINIHVTVVCPPEVDTPFVAEEAASLPPEGRAVKSLAGLLKPEHVARTIVAAIKRKKFLVVPGLAAKFLYLNHRLSNGFFTHLFSDLLVAFVARRKGHKV, via the coding sequence ATGGCTTTTTTTTCCGGAAAACTCGCCTATATCACCGGCGGCTCCAGCGGCATCGGCCTGGAAGTCGCCCGCCTGCTTGTTTCCCAGGGATGCAGCCTGGTGCTGTTTGCCAGGAAACAGGCCGGCCTGGATCAAGCCCGGCAGACGCTTGAAAAAAAAGCCGTTGATTCCGGACAGCGCGTCGACACGGTCGCCATGGACGTGGCCGACAACGACAACGTCCGGCAGAAAATAAAGGAGGCCGTGGAGCGTTTCGGCGTGCCGGATATCCTGATCAACAGCGCCGGCATCGGCACGGCCGGCTACTTTCAGGATCTGTCCTATGAGGCCTTTGACCGCATCATGAAAATCAATGTCTATGGCACGCGCAACACCATCAGCGCCGTTCTGCCGTTCATGAAAGCCCGCGGCTGGGGACATATCGTCAACCTGTCTTCGGCGGCCGGCCTGCTGGGCATGTTCGGCTACAGTTATTACAGCACCAGCAAGTACGCCCTGGTGGGATTGTCCGAATGCCTGCGCAGCGAACTTAAACTGATAAACATCCACGTCACCGTGGTCTGCCCGCCGGAAGTGGACACCCCCTTTGTCGCGGAAGAGGCCGCGTCCCTGCCGCCGGAAGGACGGGCCGTAAAAAGCCTGGCCGGCCTGCTTAAACCCGAACACGTGGCCCGGACCATCGTTGCCGCCATCAAGCGGAAGAAGTTTCTGGTGGTGCCGGGGCTGGCGGCGAAATTCCTCTATCTGAACCACCGCCTCAGCAACGGCTTTTTCACCCATCTGTTTTCGGATCTGCTGGTCGCTTTTGTCGCGAGAAGAAAAGGGCACAAGGTATAA